Proteins encoded in a region of the Paenibacillus sp. E222 genome:
- a CDS encoding response regulator, with amino-acid sequence MYRVLLVDDEEDVREGLVVEVDWEALDLRIVGLAENGREALEMAERVEPDIVVTDISMPFMDGLELARRLRERNPLVKVVILTGYDEFDYARQAVSLSVDEYLLKPFSAGHLTELLTRLRAQMAADVAEREDVQQLRDHYYTSLPLLQADLMATLLHRQKSPEYIHGKAKQCGLDLHGERYGVSVLTLHMDGEQSADAELKQFAALNIAAEVWTEHGAGHAFMHQETIVLLYVDQWGGEDGEKRQQQALENVMRSINHYLRIPATVGSGSIVNTLAGVKHAYEDALLALDYRLVPGTDSLIYIADVERQTAGKLRFDELKQQTLTRCLKAGTQAELEDALEIIFREITVEHGRSDIQLYLIEVLTNVWKAAQASGEAMEDIFGAGFQLYADLFRLPGLSEAQGKVREVCLLVQHRIASGRQHVYKDIVEQALSFTKEHFADPDLSIQKVCGHLHISSGYFCGIFKKEVQLTFLQYLMQIRMEAAKELLRSTEMKSFEIAGQVGFAEPNYFSFCFKKHIGVSPKEYRKQTALTASEGTSR; translated from the coding sequence GTGTACCGGGTATTGCTGGTGGATGATGAAGAGGATGTACGCGAAGGGTTGGTTGTAGAGGTAGATTGGGAAGCACTCGATCTGCGCATAGTGGGTCTGGCGGAGAATGGACGTGAAGCACTGGAGATGGCCGAACGAGTGGAGCCGGATATTGTGGTAACGGATATCAGCATGCCATTTATGGATGGACTTGAACTTGCTCGAAGGTTGCGGGAACGCAATCCGCTTGTGAAAGTGGTGATATTGACCGGATACGATGAATTCGACTACGCCCGGCAAGCGGTCTCGCTGAGTGTGGATGAATATTTACTGAAGCCTTTCTCGGCGGGACATCTGACAGAACTGCTTACAAGATTGCGTGCGCAAATGGCGGCGGATGTGGCCGAACGAGAGGATGTACAGCAGCTGCGCGACCATTATTATACAAGCCTGCCCTTGTTACAGGCGGACCTGATGGCAACTTTGCTGCATCGGCAGAAATCACCGGAATATATCCATGGCAAAGCAAAGCAATGCGGACTGGATCTGCATGGTGAACGCTATGGTGTATCCGTATTGACTCTGCATATGGATGGAGAACAATCCGCGGATGCGGAGCTAAAGCAGTTCGCTGCGCTGAACATTGCCGCAGAGGTATGGACGGAACATGGGGCCGGACATGCTTTTATGCATCAGGAGACGATTGTGCTGCTCTATGTAGATCAGTGGGGTGGAGAAGATGGAGAGAAACGACAGCAGCAAGCGCTGGAAAATGTAATGCGCAGCATCAATCACTATCTGCGTATCCCTGCTACTGTTGGATCGGGCTCGATCGTGAACACATTGGCAGGTGTAAAGCATGCCTATGAGGATGCACTACTGGCTCTGGATTATCGGCTTGTACCGGGGACTGATTCGCTTATCTATATTGCAGATGTGGAGCGGCAGACGGCGGGCAAACTGCGTTTTGACGAGTTGAAGCAGCAAACGCTGACACGTTGTCTGAAAGCGGGCACGCAGGCGGAGCTGGAGGATGCACTGGAGATCATTTTCCGGGAAATTACGGTGGAGCATGGGCGAAGTGACATTCAACTGTATCTGATTGAAGTTTTAACAAACGTTTGGAAGGCAGCTCAGGCATCGGGCGAGGCCATGGAGGATATATTTGGAGCAGGGTTCCAGTTGTATGCCGATTTGTTCCGTTTGCCTGGGTTGTCTGAGGCACAAGGTAAGGTGCGTGAGGTTTGTCTGCTCGTACAACATCGCATTGCCAGCGGAAGGCAGCATGTATACAAGGATATTGTGGAACAGGCATTGTCGTTTACCAAAGAACACTTCGCCGATCCGGATCTGTCCATTCAGAAAGTATGCGGGCATCTGCATATCAGCTCGGGTTATTTTTGTGGCATTTTCAAAAAAGAAGTACAGCTTACCTTCCTGCAATATCTGATGCAGATCCGGATGGAGGCGGCGAAGGAATTACTTCGATCCACAGAGATGAAGTCGTTTGAGATTGCAGGGCAGGTAGGCTTCGCGGAACCGAATTATTTCAGTTTTTGCTTCAAAAAACATATCGGCGTCTCGCCCAAAGAATATCGCAAACAGACTGCTCTAACAGCTAGTGAAGGCACAAGTCGATGA
- a CDS encoding galactose ABC transporter substrate-binding protein: MKKTWMTLLLTACMVAAAGCSSGGDSAGGSTGTDTGGQAAAGTETPKIGVAIYKFDDTFMTGVRNAMTAAAEGKATLDIVDSQNAQPTQNEKVDLFVSKKYNAMAVNPVDRTAAGVIIDKAKAASIPVVFLNREPVAEDMNKWDKVYYVGAKAEESGTISGQLIVDYWKAHPEADKNGDGKLQYVMLKGEPGHQDAELRTKYSVQAIQDAGIEVEALAEDTAMWDRVKGQEKMQAFLASHGDKIEAVLANNDDMALGAIEALKAAGYFKDGKTMPVVGVDATAPAIQALQDGTMLGTVLNDAKNQGAATVALASVLAKGETPTKENTGYDITDGKYVWIAYKKITKDNIADAQ, from the coding sequence ATGAAGAAAACGTGGATGACATTGTTGCTTACAGCGTGTATGGTTGCGGCGGCGGGGTGCAGCAGTGGTGGAGACAGCGCAGGCGGCAGCACAGGAACAGATACAGGAGGTCAGGCGGCGGCAGGAACGGAAACGCCGAAGATTGGCGTGGCGATCTATAAATTCGATGACACGTTCATGACGGGTGTGCGGAATGCAATGACCGCAGCAGCAGAAGGCAAAGCCACACTCGATATCGTGGATAGCCAGAACGCACAGCCGACCCAGAATGAGAAAGTCGATCTGTTTGTATCCAAGAAATACAACGCAATGGCCGTGAATCCGGTTGACCGGACCGCAGCAGGTGTCATCATCGATAAAGCCAAGGCCGCAAGCATTCCGGTCGTCTTCCTGAACCGTGAGCCGGTTGCCGAAGACATGAACAAGTGGGATAAAGTGTATTACGTTGGAGCCAAGGCGGAAGAGTCCGGCACGATCTCCGGTCAGCTCATTGTGGACTACTGGAAGGCCCACCCGGAAGCAGATAAAAATGGGGACGGCAAACTGCAATACGTCATGCTGAAAGGCGAGCCGGGCCACCAGGATGCTGAGCTGCGGACCAAATATTCCGTTCAGGCCATCCAGGATGCCGGAATTGAAGTGGAAGCGCTTGCGGAAGACACGGCGATGTGGGATCGGGTCAAAGGCCAGGAGAAAATGCAGGCGTTCCTTGCCTCCCATGGAGACAAGATTGAAGCGGTACTGGCTAACAATGATGACATGGCACTCGGAGCCATTGAAGCGTTGAAAGCAGCCGGATACTTCAAAGACGGCAAAACGATGCCTGTTGTCGGCGTGGATGCAACTGCTCCAGCTATTCAGGCCCTTCAGGACGGCACGATGTTGGGCACGGTGTTGAATGATGCCAAGAACCAGGGCGCAGCAACGGTTGCACTGGCTTCCGTACTCGCGAAGGGTGAGACGCCAACGAAGGAAAACACCGGTTATGACATTACGGATGGAAAATACGTCTGGATTGCCTACAAAAAAATTACGAAAGACAACATTGCCGACGCCCAATAA
- a CDS encoding tyrosine-type recombinase/integrase: protein MDKSSGTSIQGEMVVQEFIHMLTIEGELTPKTLKEYASDLKHFIEWYKANDSRSEEVSFRIEDVHTSTLVRYREDSQQVMQLKPSTINRRLITLKRFFKWAASESKINSDPSKPLKFIPEDKVSPRRMTTEEERSFLSAVENGNSLRDQTILTLMFHTGMRTMEICNLAPDDIELGKRSGQLTVRADKRNGQRKIPLNMTCISLLKMYMEGLAPDSPYLFPSEKTSDRLTERALRHLIKRVMTTAGLEGLSSHDLRHRFGYAMAEHTPLHRLAEMMGHINPDTTMIYVKGLNANLSLSAEEDGETETH from the coding sequence ATGGATAAGAGTTCTGGTACTTCGATACAAGGGGAAATGGTTGTTCAGGAATTCATACATATGCTTACGATTGAGGGAGAATTGACTCCCAAAACCTTGAAGGAATACGCGAGTGATTTGAAGCATTTTATCGAATGGTATAAGGCGAACGATTCTCGGAGTGAAGAAGTTTCTTTTCGAATCGAAGACGTGCATACCTCGACTTTGGTCCGTTACCGTGAAGATTCACAACAGGTGATGCAGCTGAAGCCATCTACCATTAATCGCAGACTGATTACATTGAAGCGTTTTTTCAAGTGGGCTGCATCGGAATCCAAAATCAACAGTGACCCTTCCAAACCTTTGAAATTCATTCCGGAAGACAAGGTCAGCCCCCGCCGAATGACCACCGAGGAAGAACGATCATTCCTATCTGCGGTCGAAAATGGCAACTCACTTCGGGATCAGACCATCCTAACGCTCATGTTTCATACCGGTATGCGAACGATGGAGATATGCAATCTCGCTCCCGATGATATTGAATTGGGCAAAAGAAGCGGGCAACTTACCGTGCGGGCCGATAAACGAAACGGTCAACGGAAAATTCCGCTGAACATGACATGTATTTCTTTGTTGAAGATGTACATGGAGGGTCTCGCGCCAGATAGTCCTTACCTGTTTCCTTCCGAGAAAACCAGTGATCGCTTAACAGAGAGGGCGCTGCGCCATTTGATCAAAAGGGTGATGACTACAGCCGGTCTGGAAGGGCTAAGTTCCCATGATCTGCGTCATCGGTTCGGATACGCCATGGCCGAGCATACACCACTGCATCGCTTGGCAGAAATGATGGGGCATATCAATCCGGATACCACGATGATTTATGTGAAGGGGTTAAATGCCAACCTATCTTTATCAGCAGAAGAGGATGGAGAAACGGAAACGCATTAA
- a CDS encoding HU family DNA-binding protein: protein MDKEQLITEVAKNGGFSKKNAEKAVTVVLDSILEALKEGKEVQLVGFGKFEVRNREARMGKSRRTGKEIQLPAGKVPVFTAGLTMKEALN, encoded by the coding sequence ATGGATAAAGAACAATTGATCACAGAAGTAGCCAAAAACGGCGGATTCTCCAAAAAGAACGCTGAAAAGGCCGTAACGGTTGTACTGGATTCGATTTTGGAAGCTTTAAAAGAAGGCAAAGAGGTTCAACTGGTCGGATTCGGCAAATTCGAAGTACGTAATCGCGAAGCACGTATGGGTAAAAGCCGGAGAACTGGTAAGGAAATTCAACTTCCAGCAGGTAAAGTTCCCGTATTCACAGCAGGATTAACCATGAAAGAAGCTTTAAACTAA
- a CDS encoding substrate-binding domain-containing protein has protein sequence MMNNKGNSMFTKRTNRSNKIHRNRTEWIAHHLVMKMKICTHVEFIRPRILTLRYTGMIAAICCLLLCMACGMSTDPAGSPPRIALITPAGTGELAEAIRLGAEAAAKEAGAELITVEAFPSEGLTYAPSIPDFTAGQGKVKQEHLQDGTYPLSEREQAQVDAVSLALEQGASALLIDPLSEKALSDIIQKAQTQNANGVVIPVILLNDEFPVKGITSVISMDNVEAGREAGQAMAVLLGGRGRIALLGPDPVNPVLINRELGVEESLAQYPDIHVEAQSVCSTRDACWQVAKQLLDQQQVDGLIALQESASLGAADELNRRTSENNGNKVKIVGFGSEQQQLEQLQEGRIQHLIVQNGFSAGYLGVNQAVARLNNQQVQARVTLETKLVSTDNMFWMDNQKLLFPFVQ, from the coding sequence ATGATGAACAATAAAGGGAACAGCATGTTCACCAAGCGAACCAACAGGTCGAATAAGATCCATAGAAATAGAACGGAATGGATTGCGCATCATCTGGTTATGAAAATGAAAATCTGCACTCACGTGGAATTCATACGGCCGAGAATCCTTACTCTTCGTTATACGGGCATGATAGCAGCGATTTGCTGCCTGTTGTTATGTATGGCGTGTGGTATGTCCACTGATCCGGCGGGATCGCCGCCGCGTATTGCACTGATTACGCCAGCGGGAACCGGAGAACTCGCAGAAGCGATACGTCTTGGGGCCGAAGCGGCTGCGAAAGAAGCGGGAGCGGAGCTCATTACGGTGGAGGCTTTTCCCTCAGAGGGGTTAACTTACGCGCCATCTATTCCCGACTTCACAGCAGGACAGGGAAAGGTCAAGCAAGAGCACTTGCAAGATGGGACTTATCCACTAAGCGAGCGTGAACAAGCCCAGGTGGATGCAGTATCCCTGGCACTGGAACAGGGAGCATCGGCCCTGTTAATCGATCCTTTGAGTGAGAAGGCACTCAGCGACATCATCCAGAAAGCACAGACTCAAAATGCCAACGGAGTGGTTATCCCCGTGATTTTGTTGAATGATGAATTTCCTGTAAAAGGCATAACAAGTGTTATCTCGATGGATAACGTTGAGGCTGGACGGGAGGCGGGTCAGGCCATGGCTGTGCTTCTGGGAGGACGAGGACGTATAGCCCTGCTTGGTCCTGATCCTGTAAATCCTGTTCTGATTAACCGGGAGCTAGGGGTAGAGGAATCACTGGCTCAATACCCGGACATTCATGTGGAGGCCCAATCCGTATGCAGCACCCGGGATGCTTGCTGGCAGGTGGCGAAGCAGCTGCTTGACCAGCAGCAGGTGGACGGATTGATTGCACTTCAGGAATCTGCTTCTCTGGGCGCAGCGGATGAACTGAACCGACGTACGTCAGAGAACAATGGGAACAAGGTGAAGATTGTGGGTTTTGGCAGTGAACAGCAGCAGTTAGAGCAGTTACAGGAAGGCAGAATTCAGCATTTGATCGTGCAAAACGGATTCAGTGCAGGTTATCTTGGTGTGAATCAGGCTGTTGCACGGTTGAACAATCAACAGGTGCAAGCGAGGGTGACGCTTGAAACGAAATTGGTCAGTACGGACAATATGTTCTGGATGGATAATCAGAAGCTGTTGTTCCCTTTTGTACAATGA
- a CDS encoding ABC transporter ATP-binding protein: MAMGKVLISGRHLTKVYGTGNRKKAAVDDVSFDFHEGEIISIVGESGSGKTTLAKMIMGLLKETGGAIEYDGKPRQLKRYRERKAYWKDIQAIFQDPFSSFNVFHRVEKLLVDCIKLQGLKLNKDEEYAKMKEACSFVNLKFEELYNKYPFELSGGQMQRLMIARIFMLHPKVLIADEPTSMVDACSRSTILDMLLKLRDENRMTIVFITHDVGLAYYVSDTICIMEHGRMVEAGRAEEVIHHAEHPYTKQLINDVPKIHSPWVLD, from the coding sequence ATGGCGATGGGAAAGGTGCTGATCAGCGGCCGCCATCTGACCAAGGTGTACGGTACAGGCAATCGCAAAAAGGCAGCGGTGGACGATGTGAGCTTTGATTTTCATGAAGGGGAGATTATCTCCATTGTGGGAGAGAGCGGCAGCGGCAAGACGACACTCGCGAAAATGATCATGGGTTTGCTCAAGGAAACGGGTGGAGCGATCGAATACGATGGTAAGCCCAGACAACTGAAGCGGTATCGTGAGCGTAAAGCCTATTGGAAGGATATCCAGGCCATTTTCCAGGACCCGTTCTCTTCGTTCAACGTATTTCACCGGGTGGAAAAGCTGCTGGTGGACTGTATCAAACTTCAGGGGCTGAAGCTGAATAAGGACGAGGAATATGCCAAAATGAAGGAAGCTTGTTCCTTCGTCAACCTGAAGTTCGAGGAGTTATACAACAAATATCCGTTTGAACTGTCCGGTGGACAGATGCAACGGCTCATGATTGCCCGCATTTTCATGCTGCATCCTAAGGTGTTGATCGCCGATGAACCAACGTCCATGGTGGACGCGTGCTCGCGCTCAACGATTCTGGATATGCTGCTCAAGCTGCGTGACGAGAACCGCATGACCATTGTGTTTATTACGCACGACGTGGGTCTGGCGTATTATGTGAGCGACACGATTTGCATTATGGAGCATGGACGAATGGTGGAGGCGGGGAGAGCGGAGGAAGTTATTCACCATGCAGAGCATCCTTATACTAAACAATTAATCAATGACGTACCCAAAATTCATTCTCCCTGGGTGCTCGATTGA
- a CDS encoding sensor histidine kinase — protein MRTFAGWIRSLWLKLRSRLRSSRVSSIRFIITWSFSVFIVLVLTIMAMLLHDKFTQAAERSAELTTRQIVDQVSYNLEDYVRSMSHLYRAIEEHMLRDGTWEGDQVDKQLDTLLSSREDIISITLLDSTGHLLKNRPSAELKPSAHVTQQGWFQSALRVPDHLSFSLPHIQNMYTGPYKWVVSMSKGITVRQNGQDRQVILLVDINFKQMDELSRRVSLGQRGYVYIIDESAGNIVYHPQQQLMYMGLKSENIEQALVATGSYEDEADGQKRLNTVKSVANIGWKIVGVAYLDEIMTTRQEVNGYLIRVLLVVLVLVILVSLFLSSSLTRPIRRMERKMKAVERGDFNVELPIEGPLEVERLSRRFNLMVYKIRTLMSEIIHEQEQKRRLELEALQAQINPHFLYNTLNSVVRMVGMSRNEEVITMITSLSRLFRISLSQGKTIITVREELEHAHHYLTIQQMRFKRKFNFSMTADEDTLDCLTLKLVLQPLIENAIVHGIEYHMDEGCIEIRVYREDDKLVFRITDNGVGMTEEQMSKLLMGSPIVKSGAGSGVAVRNVHDRIQLYYGEAYGLEFESELEEGTTVWIRIPIQSEREEDDAHDEQ, from the coding sequence ATGAGAACGTTTGCCGGATGGATAAGATCCCTTTGGCTCAAGCTGCGGTCCAGGCTGCGTTCATCAAGAGTCAGCAGTATCCGCTTTATTATTACGTGGTCCTTCTCTGTCTTCATTGTATTGGTGCTGACCATCATGGCGATGCTGCTTCATGACAAATTCACGCAGGCCGCGGAACGAAGTGCGGAGCTGACGACGAGACAGATCGTGGATCAGGTCAGTTACAATCTGGAGGATTATGTCCGCAGCATGTCGCATCTGTATCGAGCCATTGAAGAACATATGCTGCGGGACGGCACGTGGGAAGGAGATCAGGTAGACAAACAGCTCGACACGCTGCTTAGCAGCCGCGAAGATATCATCTCTATTACTTTGCTGGATTCAACTGGGCATTTGCTCAAGAACCGACCTTCAGCCGAATTAAAGCCGAGTGCCCATGTGACACAGCAAGGGTGGTTTCAATCTGCGCTCCGAGTGCCGGATCATCTTAGTTTCTCGCTGCCTCATATTCAGAACATGTACACAGGCCCATACAAATGGGTCGTTTCCATGAGTAAAGGCATTACCGTACGCCAAAATGGTCAGGATCGGCAGGTCATTCTGCTGGTGGATATCAACTTCAAACAAATGGACGAACTGAGCCGCCGGGTCAGTCTGGGACAGCGGGGATACGTCTACATTATCGACGAAAGTGCAGGCAATATTGTCTACCATCCGCAGCAGCAATTAATGTACATGGGGCTCAAAAGCGAAAATATCGAACAGGCACTGGTTGCAACCGGCAGTTATGAAGATGAGGCGGACGGGCAGAAAAGGTTGAATACGGTCAAGTCTGTCGCCAATATCGGATGGAAAATCGTTGGTGTGGCCTATCTGGATGAGATTATGACAACTCGTCAGGAGGTCAATGGATATCTGATTCGGGTGCTGCTGGTTGTGCTGGTACTGGTTATCCTCGTCTCGCTGTTCCTCTCTTCCAGTCTGACACGTCCGATCCGGCGGATGGAGCGAAAGATGAAGGCTGTGGAGCGAGGGGATTTTAACGTGGAGCTACCCATCGAAGGGCCGCTGGAAGTGGAACGTTTATCCCGTCGTTTTAACCTGATGGTCTATAAAATCCGTACTTTAATGAGTGAAATCATTCATGAACAGGAACAGAAGCGTCGGCTCGAACTGGAGGCTTTGCAGGCTCAGATCAATCCGCATTTCCTGTACAACACGTTGAATTCGGTCGTGCGCATGGTGGGCATGAGTCGGAATGAGGAAGTCATTACGATGATCACTTCGTTATCCCGATTGTTTCGCATCAGTCTCAGTCAGGGCAAAACGATTATTACGGTCAGGGAAGAACTGGAGCACGCACACCATTACCTGACGATTCAACAGATGCGGTTCAAGCGCAAATTCAATTTTAGCATGACTGCGGATGAGGATACGCTGGACTGCCTGACACTTAAGCTGGTGCTTCAGCCACTCATTGAAAATGCGATCGTGCATGGCATTGAATATCATATGGACGAGGGATGTATTGAGATTCGTGTATACCGGGAGGACGACAAGCTGGTATTTCGGATTACGGATAATGGGGTCGGCATGACAGAAGAGCAGATGTCAAAACTTCTAATGGGCAGTCCTATCGTGAAAAGTGGTGCAGGATCAGGTGTTGCTGTACGCAATGTACATGATCGGATTCAGCTTTATTATGGCGAAGCTTACGGTCTTGAATTCGAGAGTGAGCTGGAAGAAGGCACAACCGTCTGGATTCGGATTCCGATCCAATCGGAACGAGAGGAGGACGATGCTCATGATGAACAATAA
- a CDS encoding sugar ABC transporter ATP-binding protein encodes MESPYLLEMDGISKAFPGVQALSQVTLKVKPGTVHALMGENGAGKSTLMKCLFGMYRPDEGTIRMDGNEVDIPSSKAALQHGISMIHQELNPVPHRPVMENIWLGRFPMRGLLVDEKRMYADTLALFKDLNLDIDPKAQAGTLSVSKIQSMEIAKAVSFQSKVIVMDEPTSSLTGKEVDQLFAIINQLRSRGVSIIYISHKMEEILTISDEVTIMRDGFVVGTWDAADLTTDLIITRMVGRDLDERFPERTNIPGEVILKAEGLTSSQPNSFRDVTFELRKGEVLGIGGLVGAQRTELIESLFGLRGLASGTISIHGRKVKIKSPAAAKRHNIALLTEERRVTGIFPVLSVYENTIIASLGRYRNRIGLLDEKKGRDEAREQTQKFRTKTPSVNTLIRNLSGGNQQKVLLARWLLTDPEILLLDEPTRGIDVGAKFEIYTIITELASQGKSIIMISSEMPELLGMSDRIMVMSEGRLTGIVDGAEATEQDIMRLAAQQRMA; translated from the coding sequence ATGGAATCACCTTACCTGCTGGAGATGGACGGAATATCCAAAGCATTTCCGGGTGTGCAGGCACTAAGTCAGGTCACATTGAAGGTAAAGCCGGGTACGGTTCATGCGCTGATGGGAGAGAACGGAGCTGGCAAATCCACGCTAATGAAATGCCTATTCGGTATGTACCGCCCGGATGAAGGGACGATTCGGATGGACGGCAATGAGGTGGACATTCCGAGTTCGAAAGCGGCGCTTCAGCATGGCATATCGATGATTCATCAGGAGCTGAACCCGGTGCCACACCGTCCGGTGATGGAAAACATCTGGCTGGGGCGCTTTCCGATGAGGGGGCTGCTGGTGGATGAGAAACGAATGTATGCCGATACACTGGCTCTGTTCAAGGACTTGAATCTGGACATTGATCCGAAGGCTCAGGCGGGAACGTTATCCGTTTCCAAAATACAGTCGATGGAAATCGCCAAAGCGGTCTCTTTTCAATCCAAAGTCATCGTGATGGATGAGCCAACGTCCTCGCTAACGGGCAAGGAAGTGGACCAGCTCTTCGCCATTATTAATCAACTTCGCAGTCGCGGGGTGTCCATTATCTACATTTCGCACAAGATGGAGGAAATTCTGACGATCTCGGATGAGGTCACGATTATGCGGGATGGTTTTGTGGTCGGTACCTGGGATGCTGCCGATTTAACGACTGATCTGATCATTACCCGCATGGTTGGACGTGATTTGGATGAACGGTTCCCGGAACGCACGAACATACCTGGAGAAGTGATTTTGAAGGCAGAAGGCTTAACCTCCAGCCAGCCGAATTCGTTCCGGGATGTGACGTTTGAATTGAGGAAAGGCGAAGTGCTTGGCATTGGCGGCCTTGTTGGGGCACAGCGGACGGAATTGATCGAGTCATTGTTCGGTTTGCGCGGACTTGCTTCAGGGACGATCTCGATTCATGGGCGCAAGGTGAAGATCAAGTCACCTGCCGCAGCAAAGCGTCATAACATTGCCCTGCTGACCGAAGAGCGAAGAGTCACAGGAATTTTTCCAGTGTTGTCTGTATATGAAAATACGATTATCGCGAGTCTCGGACGTTACCGGAATCGGATCGGTCTGCTGGATGAGAAGAAAGGCCGAGATGAGGCGCGCGAGCAGACGCAGAAGTTTAGAACTAAAACGCCTTCAGTTAACACGCTGATTCGAAACCTTTCCGGTGGTAATCAACAGAAGGTACTTCTGGCCAGATGGTTGTTGACTGACCCTGAAATTCTACTGCTCGATGAACCGACACGCGGGATTGATGTGGGCGCCAAATTTGAAATCTACACCATTATTACGGAACTGGCTAGCCAGGGCAAAAGCATTATTATGATCAGCTCGGAGATGCCCGAACTGCTGGGCATGTCGGATCGAATTATGGTCATGAGCGAAGGACGGCTCACCGGAATCGTCGACGGTGCCGAGGCAACAGAGCAGGATATCATGAGGCTGGCCGCACAGCAGCGGATGGCTTAG
- a CDS encoding cold-shock protein translates to MQTGTVKWFNADKGFGFIETEEGTDVFVHFSAIQGDGFKTLDEGQRVQFEVTQGNRGPQAENVTKV, encoded by the coding sequence ATGCAAACAGGTACAGTGAAATGGTTTAACGCGGACAAAGGATTTGGCTTTATCGAAACTGAAGAAGGAACAGACGTATTCGTTCATTTCAGTGCAATTCAAGGCGACGGTTTCAAAACATTGGATGAAGGACAACGCGTCCAATTCGAAGTAACTCAAGGTAACCGTGGTCCACAGGCTGAGAACGTTACTAAAGTTTAA